In the genome of Acidimicrobiia bacterium, one region contains:
- a CDS encoding endo alpha-1,4 polygalactosaminidase: protein MKPRLVVCLSMALLLAACSDGAGATAATTAPAGAWTPAPGTTWQWQLTGTIDTALDVAMYDVDLFEVDDAAIERLHREGRIVVCYFSAGSVEQWRPDAERFPDATIGKPLEGWPDERWLDIRAIDDLSPVLLDRLDLARARGCDGVEPDNVDGHLNDTGFPLVAADQLAFNRWLADQAHERQLSIGLKNDLDQAEPLVDHFDWLLVEQCVEFAECDAAHPFLEAGKAVFAAEYEAATSEACAVARRLGLSLIFKDLDLGPEMETCAAGGD, encoded by the coding sequence GGCGCTGGCGCAACGGCGGCGACCACCGCCCCCGCCGGGGCGTGGACGCCCGCGCCGGGAACCACCTGGCAGTGGCAGTTGACCGGCACCATCGACACCGCCCTGGATGTCGCCATGTACGACGTGGACCTCTTCGAGGTCGACGATGCCGCCATCGAGCGACTCCACCGGGAAGGGCGCATCGTGGTCTGCTACTTCAGCGCCGGGTCCGTGGAGCAGTGGCGACCCGACGCCGAACGGTTTCCCGACGCCACGATCGGCAAGCCCCTCGAAGGCTGGCCGGACGAGCGATGGCTCGACATCCGGGCGATCGACGACCTCTCCCCCGTGCTCCTCGACCGGCTCGATCTGGCCCGGGCGCGGGGTTGCGACGGCGTCGAACCCGACAACGTCGACGGGCACCTCAACGACACCGGCTTCCCGCTAGTCGCTGCGGATCAGCTGGCGTTCAACCGGTGGCTGGCCGACCAGGCTCACGAGCGCCAGCTGTCGATCGGCCTGAAGAACGATCTCGACCAGGCTGAGCCGCTGGTCGATCACTTCGACTGGCTGCTGGTGGAACAGTGTGTCGAGTTCGCCGAATGCGACGCCGCCCACCCGTTCCTGGAGGCCGGCAAGGCGGTGTTCGCCGCCGAGTACGAGGCCGCCACGAGCGAGGCGTGCGCCGTGGCCCGTCGGCTCGGCCTCTCGCTGATCTTCAAGGACCTCGACCTGGGACCGGAAATGGAGACCTGCGCCGCCGGAGGCGACTGA
- a CDS encoding GNAT family N-acetyltransferase, with amino-acid sequence MAQYPAEYEFHVVLRDGGMAHIRPVTPDDAESLHEMFHRMSTDTVYQRFFHLKNDLTPEELHHLTNVDYDDRMAFAAFVGSDMVAVGRYDRSSDDPTAAEVAFAVEDAHQGRGLATHLLTHLTNYATDHGISSFRAYVLGDNYAMMRVFRGSGYTMHRDLEQGVYTVEFPTETTEAVERQAGAHEQVGVAASLLPVFFPKSVAVIGASREEHSIGRRLLANLLRGPFAGTVYPVNPSATSVGAVRAYPSVLDVPDQVDLAIVVVPARFVLEVARQCAEKGVRGLVVISAGFSETGPEGAARERELLHIVREAGMRMVGPNCMGLLNTDPTVRLDVTFAPVFPPRGNVGMSSQSGALGIAILDHARRLDIGISTFVSVGNKADVSGNDLLLYWEGDPATDVILLYLESFGNPRRFARIARRIGRSKPIVAVKSGRTGAGARAASSHTGALASIEGAVSALFRQTGVIRTDTLEELFDVTTLLANQPLPAGDRVAILTNAGGPAILGSDALESEGLVVPEFSEALQERLRHGLAPEASVRNPVDMIASASPDNYRHCLGALLDSDEVDAVIVIFIPTAPGGLQAVQAAVAEVVAESPDAKTVIGVYMEADVNTTPPKAPGEVRIPSYPFPESAARALARVVRYADWRRRPLGEVVHFDDADRPAARRVVDAALARMGDDGGWLEPAEAEAILDAYRIPRARSRVAATGDEAVAIAAEIEGPVVLKVVAPSVLHKSDVGGIALGVQGDDSVAAAFDRVFSVAADATGALVQEFVPGGHEVIIGMTEDPSFGPLIAFGLGGVFVELIGDVAFRIHPLTDTDAAEMIGEVKASRLLDGYRGGEPGDLPALRETLLRISNLVEDLPEITEMDLNPVKVLGPGEGLRVVDLRMRIHAVEHGRLPGRRDIPATERVF; translated from the coding sequence ATGGCGCAGTACCCGGCCGAGTACGAGTTCCACGTGGTGCTGCGCGACGGCGGCATGGCGCACATCCGCCCCGTCACCCCGGACGACGCCGAGTCGCTCCACGAGATGTTCCATCGGATGAGCACCGACACCGTGTACCAGCGGTTCTTCCACCTGAAGAACGACCTCACCCCCGAGGAGCTGCACCACCTCACCAATGTCGACTACGACGACCGCATGGCGTTCGCCGCCTTCGTCGGCTCGGACATGGTGGCCGTCGGACGGTACGACCGGTCGTCCGACGATCCGACGGCGGCCGAAGTGGCGTTCGCCGTGGAGGATGCCCACCAGGGGCGGGGCCTGGCCACCCACCTGCTCACGCACCTCACCAACTACGCGACCGACCACGGGATCAGCTCGTTTCGCGCCTATGTGCTCGGGGACAACTACGCCATGATGCGGGTGTTCCGCGGCTCCGGGTACACCATGCACCGCGACCTGGAGCAGGGCGTGTACACGGTCGAGTTCCCCACCGAGACCACCGAGGCGGTGGAGAGGCAGGCCGGCGCCCACGAGCAGGTGGGGGTGGCGGCGTCGCTGCTCCCGGTGTTCTTCCCCAAGTCGGTGGCGGTGATCGGCGCCAGCCGCGAGGAGCACTCGATCGGCCGGCGGCTGCTGGCCAACCTGCTGCGCGGGCCGTTCGCCGGGACCGTTTACCCGGTGAACCCGAGCGCCACCTCGGTGGGGGCGGTGCGGGCCTACCCGTCGGTGCTCGACGTCCCCGACCAGGTAGACCTGGCCATCGTCGTGGTCCCCGCCCGCTTCGTGCTCGAAGTCGCCCGCCAGTGTGCAGAGAAGGGGGTGCGGGGCCTGGTGGTCATCTCCGCAGGGTTCTCCGAGACCGGGCCCGAAGGCGCCGCCCGGGAGCGTGAGCTCCTCCACATCGTGCGTGAGGCAGGGATGCGCATGGTGGGCCCCAACTGCATGGGCCTGCTCAACACCGACCCCACCGTTCGGCTGGACGTCACCTTCGCCCCGGTGTTCCCGCCCCGGGGGAACGTGGGCATGTCCAGCCAGTCGGGCGCCCTCGGGATCGCCATCCTCGACCACGCCCGACGCCTCGACATCGGCATCTCGACCTTCGTCTCGGTGGGCAACAAGGCCGACGTCTCCGGCAACGACCTGCTCCTCTACTGGGAGGGTGACCCGGCCACCGACGTCATCCTGCTCTACCTGGAGTCGTTCGGGAACCCGCGCCGTTTCGCTCGCATCGCCCGCAGGATCGGGCGCAGCAAGCCGATCGTGGCGGTGAAGTCGGGGCGGACCGGGGCCGGGGCGCGGGCCGCAAGCAGCCACACCGGGGCCCTGGCCAGCATCGAGGGGGCGGTGTCGGCCCTCTTCCGCCAGACCGGCGTGATTCGCACCGACACCCTGGAGGAGTTGTTCGACGTCACCACCCTGTTGGCCAACCAGCCGCTACCCGCGGGGGACAGGGTGGCGATTCTCACCAACGCCGGCGGCCCCGCCATCCTCGGCAGCGATGCCCTCGAGTCGGAGGGTCTGGTGGTGCCCGAGTTCTCCGAGGCGTTGCAGGAGCGGCTCCGCCACGGGCTCGCCCCCGAGGCCTCGGTGCGCAACCCGGTTGACATGATCGCCTCCGCCTCGCCCGACAACTACCGCCACTGCCTCGGAGCCCTGCTCGACAGCGATGAGGTCGACGCCGTGATCGTGATCTTCATCCCCACCGCACCCGGTGGCCTGCAGGCGGTGCAGGCGGCGGTGGCCGAGGTGGTGGCAGAGTCGCCCGATGCCAAGACCGTGATCGGCGTATACATGGAGGCCGACGTGAACACGACGCCACCCAAGGCGCCGGGCGAGGTCCGGATCCCCTCCTACCCGTTCCCCGAGTCGGCGGCGCGAGCCCTGGCCCGGGTGGTGCGCTACGCCGACTGGCGTCGGCGGCCACTGGGCGAGGTGGTCCACTTCGACGACGCCGACCGGCCTGCGGCCCGCCGGGTTGTCGATGCCGCCCTCGCCCGCATGGGCGATGACGGCGGTTGGCTGGAGCCGGCCGAGGCCGAGGCCATTCTCGACGCCTATCGCATCCCCCGGGCACGGTCCCGGGTGGCGGCCACCGGGGACGAGGCGGTGGCGATCGCCGCCGAGATCGAGGGCCCGGTGGTGTTGAAGGTGGTGGCGCCCTCGGTGCTGCACAAGAGCGACGTGGGCGGGATCGCCCTCGGGGTGCAGGGCGACGACTCCGTCGCCGCCGCCTTCGACCGGGTGTTTTCGGTGGCTGCCGACGCCACGGGCGCGCTGGTGCAGGAGTTCGTCCCCGGCGGTCACGAGGTGATCATCGGCATGACCGAGGACCCGTCGTTCGGCCCGCTGATCGCCTTCGGCCTGGGGGGCGTGTTCGTCGAGTTGATCGGCGACGTCGCCTTCCGCATCCATCCCCTGACCGACACCGACGCCGCCGAGATGATCGGCGAGGTGAAGGCGTCGCGCCTGCTCGACGGCTATCGGGGCGGTGAGCCGGGCGATTTGCCTGCGCTGCGGGAGACCCTGCTGCGGATCTCCAACTTGGTGGAGGACCTCCCCGAGATCACCGAGATGGACCTCAACCCGGTGAAGGTGCTGGGCCCGGGGGAGGGCCTGCGGGTCGTCGACCTGCGAATGAGGATCCACGCCGTGGAGCATGGCAGGCTTCCGGGTCGTCGCGACATCCCGGCAACCGAGCGGGTGTTCTGA
- a CDS encoding metalloregulator ArsR/SmtB family transcription factor — protein MTEICCSPILEEPLSSADADDLAASFRALSDPSRLRLLSLVAGHGEVCACDLVETVGLSQPTVSHHLKVLTDAGLLVRERRGKWVHYRVDPDAVESLRSVLAPAHPEVLLQVGLR, from the coding sequence ATGACCGAGATCTGCTGCTCACCCATCCTCGAAGAGCCTCTTTCTTCGGCCGACGCCGACGACCTGGCGGCAAGCTTCCGCGCCCTCTCCGACCCCAGCCGCCTACGCCTGCTCTCCCTCGTCGCCGGCCACGGCGAGGTGTGCGCGTGCGATCTGGTGGAGACGGTCGGGCTCTCCCAACCCACAGTCAGCCACCACCTGAAGGTGCTCACCGACGCCGGGTTGCTGGTCAGGGAGCGGCGCGGCAAGTGGGTCCACTATCGGGTCGACCCGGATGCGGTTGAGTCACTGCGCTCGGTGCTCGCCCCGGCGCACCCCGAGGTGCTGCTCCAGGTGGGCCTCCGCTGA
- a CDS encoding integrase core domain-containing protein, with translation MHDDEPAVTAAGFWARSAAWYQSIGITSQRVITDNGSCYRSGLWHRACVATGTTSKRTRPYRPQTNGKIERFHRILLEEWAYTRPWTSETQRAAADQGFIRSYNHHRSHGSLGWATPTSILRDNLPAMHT, from the coding sequence ATCCACGACGATGAGCCGGCTGTCACCGCAGCCGGGTTCTGGGCACGCTCCGCCGCTTGGTATCAGTCCATCGGAATCACCTCGCAGCGGGTGATCACCGACAACGGCTCGTGCTACCGCTCCGGCCTGTGGCACCGGGCGTGTGTCGCCACCGGCACCACCTCGAAAAGGACCCGGCCCTATCGGCCCCAGACCAACGGCAAGATCGAACGCTTCCACCGCATCTTGCTGGAAGAATGGGCCTACACCCGGCCCTGGACCTCAGAGACCCAACGCGCCGCGGCCGACCAGGGATTCATCCGCTCCTACAATCATCACCGGTCCCACGGATCACTCGGATGGGCCACCCCCACCAGCATCCTCAGGGACAACCTCCCCGCGATGCACACCTAG
- a CDS encoding peptidoglycan-binding domain-containing protein encodes MWNNNWWIGYNTSGTIQCLYNSNFTTGVQRINWAQGFRQSGIDGQYGALTHQDVRSFQSLYGLGVDGLVGHQTWLKYASRITYYSSYLGFESWKTTTGGNIWFGHRTSTGQWYVLNLAGSNWATFDTSGPS; translated from the coding sequence GTGTGGAACAACAACTGGTGGATCGGCTACAACACTTCAGGGACGATCCAATGTCTGTACAACAGCAACTTCACTACCGGGGTGCAGAGGATCAACTGGGCGCAGGGCTTCCGGCAGAGCGGGATTGATGGGCAGTACGGGGCACTGACGCATCAGGACGTTCGGTCGTTCCAGTCCTTATACGGCCTCGGTGTCGACGGGTTGGTCGGCCACCAGACGTGGCTGAAGTACGCGAGCCGGATCACCTACTACTCGAGCTACCTCGGTTTCGAATCCTGGAAGACCACCACGGGCGGCAACATCTGGTTCGGTCACAGGACTTCAACCGGGCAGTGGTACGTGCTCAACCTTGCTGGCAGCAACTGGGCAACATTTGACACCAGCGGACCAAGTTGA
- a CDS encoding ABC-F family ATP-binding cassette domain-containing protein has protein sequence MPGADRRRRAGTNPEVFDPHAFHHHPRPLDATCRPDRYPPVIIARGVSIEAGHRVLLTDADCALHPGDRVGLVGRNGAGKTTLLKTLAGLRPASAGTIARSGRIGYLSQEAALPELEPAEATGLERVLAAREVGRLQHRMEDTRRRMESATGEERDRLIRRYSRLEDEFQVVGGYAAEAEARRFAAAVGITDDEMAQPVRTMSGGQRRRVELARILFAETEVLLLDEPTNHLDLDAKAWLVGFLTEYRGALLVVSHDLPLLDAAITSVLALENGALEGYRGDYSFYLAERERRREQRIRENAVRQRQIEQLETTVRRFKNATEKMAKRAKAMQTRADRMKGGLVEVAGRAKRVKVDFPQPDPSGRIPLEAVGLAKAFDDNVVFVDVGLHLERGERLIIMGLNGAGKTTLLRILAGEETADIGEVRLGHNATLGYYAQEHEQIRPGVSVMDHVRSVGGGWTDLSLRSVLGHFLLADKVDQDAGTLSGGEKTKLALAMLVVAGRNLLLLDEPTNNLDPQAKEALLVALRHYAGTVVLVSHDTDFVAALGPDRAVMMPEGDSVYFDESLLDLVALA, from the coding sequence GTGCCCGGCGCCGATCGAAGGCGCCGGGCCGGGACGAACCCCGAGGTCTTCGATCCCCATGCCTTCCATCACCACCCGCGTCCGCTCGACGCCACCTGCCGTCCCGACCGGTACCCGCCCGTGATCATCGCCCGCGGCGTCTCCATCGAGGCCGGCCATCGGGTGCTGCTCACCGACGCCGACTGCGCCCTGCATCCCGGCGATCGGGTTGGCCTCGTTGGCCGTAACGGCGCCGGCAAGACCACCCTGCTCAAGACGCTGGCCGGACTGAGGCCGGCCTCCGCCGGGACCATCGCCCGCTCCGGGCGCATCGGCTACCTCTCCCAGGAGGCCGCCCTTCCCGAACTGGAACCCGCCGAGGCGACCGGCTTGGAACGAGTGCTCGCCGCCCGCGAGGTGGGCCGGCTGCAACACCGGATGGAGGACACCCGCCGCCGCATGGAGTCGGCCACCGGCGAGGAGAGAGACCGGCTGATCCGGCGCTACTCGCGCCTCGAGGACGAGTTCCAGGTGGTGGGGGGCTACGCCGCCGAGGCCGAGGCCCGCCGCTTCGCCGCCGCCGTGGGCATCACCGACGACGAGATGGCCCAGCCGGTGCGGACCATGTCGGGTGGCCAGCGGCGGCGGGTGGAGCTGGCCCGCATCCTGTTCGCCGAGACCGAGGTGCTGCTCCTCGACGAGCCGACCAACCACCTCGACCTAGACGCCAAGGCCTGGCTGGTCGGGTTCCTCACCGAGTACCGGGGCGCCCTGCTGGTGGTGAGCCACGACCTGCCGCTGCTCGACGCCGCCATCACCTCGGTGCTGGCTCTGGAGAACGGCGCCCTGGAGGGGTACCGGGGCGACTACTCCTTCTACCTGGCAGAGCGGGAGCGGCGTCGGGAGCAGAGGATCCGGGAGAACGCCGTGCGGCAGCGTCAGATCGAGCAGCTGGAGACCACCGTGCGGCGGTTCAAGAACGCCACGGAGAAGATGGCCAAGCGAGCCAAGGCGATGCAGACCAGGGCCGACCGGATGAAGGGTGGGCTGGTGGAGGTGGCGGGTCGGGCGAAGCGGGTGAAGGTGGACTTCCCCCAGCCGGATCCCTCCGGCCGGATTCCGCTGGAGGCGGTCGGGCTGGCCAAGGCGTTCGACGACAACGTGGTGTTCGTCGACGTCGGTCTACACCTGGAGCGCGGGGAGCGGCTGATCATCATGGGGCTCAACGGCGCCGGGAAGACCACCCTGCTCCGCATCCTCGCCGGCGAGGAGACCGCCGACATCGGCGAGGTCCGGCTGGGGCACAACGCCACCCTCGGCTACTACGCCCAGGAGCACGAGCAGATCCGGCCCGGCGTGAGCGTGATGGACCACGTGCGCTCGGTGGGCGGCGGATGGACCGACCTGTCCCTTCGCTCGGTGCTGGGACACTTCCTCCTCGCCGACAAGGTGGATCAGGATGCGGGCACCCTCTCGGGTGGGGAGAAGACAAAGCTGGCCCTGGCGATGCTGGTGGTGGCAGGGCGCAACCTGCTGCTCCTCGACGAGCCCACCAACAACCTCGATCCACAGGCCAAGGAGGCGCTTCTCGTCGCCCTGCGGCACTACGCCGGGACAGTGGTGCTGGTGAGCCACGACACCGACTTCGTGGCGGCGCTGGGCCCGGATCGGGCGGTGATGATGCCCGAGGGCGACTCGGTGTACTTCGACGAGAGCCTGCTCGACCTGGTGGCTTTGGCGTAG
- a CDS encoding LLM class F420-dependent oxidoreductase: MRIGLAYANSVAADDPGEYATRAEALGFESLWTIEHVVVPAGYRSPYPYSRSGRMAGGREDFSSPDPLVWLAFAAAATSRIRLATGVIILPQRNPLVLAKEVATLDHLSGGRVILGVGVGWLEEEFRAIGVPFTGRGARADEYVAAMRALWTEERASYSGRFVEFDEVYLRPQPVQRPVPIVVGGHSPRAARRAGELGDGFFPAGTDLEALPGLVATAREWAERAGRDPAALEVTMGAAPSPDAVERLAAAGVDRVAVPAPPGVEGLEVVAGALGPLLG; encoded by the coding sequence ATGCGGATCGGACTCGCCTACGCCAACTCGGTCGCCGCCGACGACCCGGGCGAGTACGCGACACGGGCCGAGGCGCTCGGGTTCGAGTCCCTTTGGACGATCGAGCACGTGGTGGTGCCCGCCGGGTACCGGTCGCCGTACCCGTACAGCCGGAGCGGGCGCATGGCCGGCGGCCGCGAGGACTTCTCCTCGCCCGACCCCCTGGTGTGGCTCGCCTTCGCTGCCGCCGCGACCAGCCGGATCCGCCTGGCGACCGGGGTGATCATCCTCCCCCAGCGCAACCCGCTGGTGCTGGCCAAGGAGGTGGCGACCCTCGACCATCTGAGCGGTGGCCGGGTGATCCTCGGAGTCGGTGTCGGGTGGCTGGAGGAGGAGTTCCGGGCGATCGGCGTGCCCTTCACGGGACGGGGGGCGCGCGCCGACGAGTACGTGGCAGCGATGCGGGCGCTGTGGACCGAAGAGCGCGCCTCGTACTCCGGGCGGTTCGTGGAGTTCGACGAGGTGTACCTGCGGCCGCAGCCGGTGCAACGGCCGGTCCCGATCGTGGTCGGCGGCCACAGCCCCCGGGCGGCGCGGCGCGCCGGTGAGCTCGGGGACGGCTTCTTCCCGGCAGGCACCGACCTGGAGGCGCTCCCAGGCCTGGTGGCGACGGCGCGGGAGTGGGCGGAGCGGGCCGGGCGCGACCCGGCGGCCCTGGAGGTCACCATGGGCGCCGCCCCCTCGCCCGACGCCGTGGAGCGGCTAGCCGCGGCCGGAGTGGACCGGGTTGCGGTCCCGGCGCCTCCCGGTGTCGAGGGCCTGGAGGTGGTGGCCGGGGCACTGGGGCCGCTACTCGGCTGA
- a CDS encoding acetoacetate--CoA ligase — MSEILWEPSPQAVESALITSFARRLGGFDDYHALWRWSIDNRGEFWQAVWDDSGVIAEHLADRPIGAEGMPGTEWFPGARLNFAENLLRHIGSDPAIVHASESSGPATISRDQLRALVARARAGLLRLGVRGGDRVAALLPNRPEAVIGALAASSIGAVWSSCSPDFGPTGVIDRFGQIEPKVLITASGYEYNGRRHDVTATVERARREIPAIEHAVAVGEPLAGAITWDDLLSEDGPLEFAALPFDYPLYVLYSSGTTGRPKSIVHGAGGTLLKHLCEHRLHCDLRPGDRLFWFTTCGWMMWNWLVSGLASGAAIVLYDGSPSHPSLETLWRLADQAGITHFGASPRFLAANANAGIVPREVARLDTVRWLGSTGAPLNPDQFDRVYADVKGDVQLASISGGTDIIGCFALGVPTLPVRRGELQARALGMAVEAWDESDRPVVGEKGELVCTRPFPSMPVGFWGDPDGSRYRAAYFEEHPGVWTHGDFIEIRPEGGVVIYGRSDTTLNPGGVRIGTAELYRAVEPMAEVADCIAVGRDVDGDVEMILFVVPAPGVALDDDLIARIKRRIREEASPRHVPHRVFQVGQVPYTISGKKVEKAVRAVVSGEPVTNRDALANPEALDEYARFAGG; from the coding sequence GTGTCCGAGATCCTGTGGGAGCCGTCCCCGCAAGCAGTCGAATCGGCCCTGATCACCTCCTTCGCCCGCCGGCTGGGTGGCTTCGACGACTACCACGCCCTGTGGCGCTGGTCGATCGATAACCGCGGCGAGTTCTGGCAGGCGGTGTGGGACGACTCCGGTGTCATCGCCGAGCATCTTGCCGACCGTCCGATCGGCGCCGAGGGGATGCCGGGCACCGAGTGGTTCCCGGGTGCCCGCCTCAACTTTGCCGAGAACCTGTTGCGCCACATCGGTTCGGACCCCGCCATCGTCCACGCCTCGGAGTCCTCGGGACCGGCCACGATCTCGCGTGACCAACTGCGTGCCCTGGTCGCCCGGGCCCGGGCCGGGCTGCTGCGGCTCGGGGTGCGCGGCGGGGACCGCGTGGCGGCCCTGCTCCCCAACCGACCCGAGGCGGTGATCGGGGCGCTGGCGGCGTCGTCGATCGGCGCCGTCTGGTCGTCCTGCTCACCGGACTTCGGGCCGACCGGCGTCATCGACCGCTTCGGGCAGATCGAGCCCAAGGTCCTGATCACCGCCTCCGGCTACGAATACAACGGCAGGCGCCACGACGTGACCGCCACCGTGGAGCGTGCCCGCCGGGAGATCCCGGCGATCGAACATGCGGTGGCCGTGGGCGAGCCACTAGCCGGGGCCATCACCTGGGACGACCTGCTCTCCGAGGACGGTCCTCTCGAGTTCGCCGCCCTCCCCTTCGATTATCCCCTCTACGTGCTCTACTCGTCGGGGACGACGGGCAGGCCGAAGAGCATCGTCCACGGCGCCGGAGGCACCCTGCTCAAGCACCTCTGTGAGCACCGCCTCCACTGCGACCTGCGGCCCGGGGACCGCCTCTTCTGGTTCACCACCTGCGGGTGGATGATGTGGAACTGGCTGGTGAGCGGGCTCGCCTCGGGGGCCGCCATCGTCCTCTACGACGGCAGCCCCTCGCACCCGTCGCTGGAGACGCTGTGGCGCCTAGCCGACCAGGCCGGGATCACCCACTTCGGCGCCAGCCCCCGGTTCCTGGCCGCCAATGCCAACGCCGGGATCGTGCCCAGGGAGGTCGCCCGGCTCGACACCGTGCGATGGCTGGGCTCCACCGGAGCCCCGCTCAACCCCGATCAGTTCGACCGGGTGTACGCCGACGTCAAGGGCGATGTCCAGCTGGCGTCGATCAGCGGCGGCACCGACATCATCGGCTGCTTCGCCCTCGGGGTGCCCACCCTCCCGGTGCGGCGCGGCGAGCTGCAGGCCCGGGCGCTGGGGATGGCGGTCGAGGCCTGGGACGAGTCGGACCGGCCGGTCGTTGGCGAGAAGGGCGAGCTGGTGTGCACCAGGCCCTTCCCGTCGATGCCGGTTGGATTCTGGGGCGACCCCGACGGCAGCCGCTACCGGGCCGCCTACTTCGAGGAGCACCCGGGGGTGTGGACCCACGGCGACTTCATCGAGATACGGCCCGAGGGGGGTGTGGTCATCTACGGGCGCAGCGACACCACCCTCAATCCGGGCGGGGTGCGGATCGGGACCGCCGAGCTGTACCGGGCGGTGGAACCGATGGCGGAGGTGGCCGACTGCATCGCCGTGGGAAGGGACGTCGACGGCGACGTGGAGATGATCCTCTTCGTGGTGCCCGCCCCCGGCGTCGCCCTCGACGACGACCTGATCGCGCGGATCAAGCGCCGGATCCGGGAGGAGGCCTCCCCGCGACACGTCCCCCACCGGGTGTTCCAGGTGGGCCAGGTGCCGTACACGATCAGCGGCAAGAAGGTGGAGAAGGCGGTGCGGGCTGTCGTTTCCGGCGAGCCGGTCACCAACCGCGACGCCCTGGCCAACCCGGAGGCCCTCGACGAGTACGCCCGCTTCGCCGGCGGGTGA
- a CDS encoding DUF885 domain-containing protein, with protein sequence MNPDLAALADEYWQFVLETSPTQAMMLGDHRFDDRWEETSRQAEDAEIAARRSFAARAQAIDPAGLDGEERITREVMIFLNEKNADLLETRFAELSVNHTIGLQAMLPVVVPQLPITEPAHAEAMPTKMSGLAQALRDAAERLRQGVASGRTPMRSTAQKTVAQVDGYLDMPTRDHPWSRFRAPQGWEGGAAWRDTVERSLRDEVLPALKEWRDTVADQVIPASRDDDQAGVCFLPDGEETYRRAVAFFTTTDRTPEEIHRTGLEQIARLADEYRALGSEVLGTTDLTEIFSRLRDDPALHFEDGPSIVAASEKAMAKAKAAMGDWFGRLPEADCIVSETPTGPTAFYFRPAQDGSRPGIFFVNTADPTRWGRYEIEAMAYHEGIPGHHLQLAISGELEDVPEFRKHAFIASYAEGWGLYTERLADEMGLYSGPLERIGMLSADSMRAGRLVVDTGIHAMGWSRQQAIDYFRENSPMSQATIEGEVDRYIGMPGQALAYMIGRLEIQRMRAEAEKAMGGRFDIKGFHDTVLGSGLVPLGTLDRMVTEWAAAR encoded by the coding sequence ATGAACCCCGACCTGGCCGCCCTGGCCGACGAGTACTGGCAGTTCGTCCTCGAGACCTCCCCCACCCAAGCGATGATGTTGGGGGACCACCGCTTCGACGACCGCTGGGAGGAGACCTCCCGCCAGGCGGAGGACGCCGAGATCGCGGCGCGCCGCTCCTTCGCCGCCCGCGCCCAGGCGATCGATCCCGCCGGGCTCGACGGCGAGGAGCGCATCACCCGCGAGGTCATGATCTTCCTCAACGAGAAGAACGCCGACCTGCTGGAGACCAGGTTCGCCGAGCTGTCAGTGAACCACACCATCGGCCTGCAGGCGATGCTCCCGGTGGTGGTGCCGCAGCTCCCCATCACCGAGCCCGCCCATGCCGAGGCCATGCCCACCAAGATGAGCGGCCTCGCCCAGGCTCTGCGCGACGCCGCCGAGCGCCTCCGCCAGGGGGTGGCCTCCGGACGCACTCCGATGCGATCCACCGCCCAGAAGACCGTGGCCCAGGTGGACGGCTACCTGGACATGCCGACCCGAGACCATCCGTGGAGCCGGTTCCGGGCACCCCAGGGTTGGGAAGGAGGGGCCGCCTGGCGTGACACCGTCGAGCGATCCCTGCGCGACGAGGTGCTCCCCGCCCTCAAGGAATGGCGCGACACCGTCGCCGACCAGGTGATCCCGGCCTCCCGCGACGACGATCAAGCAGGGGTGTGCTTCCTCCCCGACGGCGAGGAGACCTATCGCCGCGCCGTCGCCTTCTTCACCACCACCGACCGCACCCCCGAGGAGATCCACCGCACCGGGCTGGAGCAGATCGCCCGGCTCGCCGACGAGTACCGGGCGCTGGGCTCCGAGGTGCTGGGCACCACCGACCTGACCGAGATCTTCTCGCGGCTGCGCGACGACCCGGCTCTGCACTTCGAAGACGGGCCTTCGATCGTCGCCGCATCCGAGAAGGCCATGGCCAAGGCGAAGGCGGCGATGGGCGACTGGTTCGGGCGGCTCCCCGAGGCGGACTGCATCGTGTCGGAGACCCCGACCGGCCCCACCGCCTTCTACTTCCGGCCCGCCCAGGACGGCTCACGCCCCGGGATCTTCTTCGTCAACACGGCCGATCCGACCCGGTGGGGCCGCTACGAGATCGAGGCCATGGCGTACCACGAGGGGATCCCGGGGCACCACCTGCAGCTGGCGATCAGCGGCGAATTGGAAGATGTCCCCGAGTTCCGCAAGCACGCCTTCATCGCCTCCTACGCCGAGGGCTGGGGCCTGTACACCGAGCGGCTCGCCGACGAGATGGGCCTGTACTCGGGACCGCTGGAGCGGATCGGGATGCTCTCCGCCGACTCGATGCGCGCCGGGCGCCTGGTGGTCGACACCGGGATCCACGCCATGGGCTGGTCACGCCAGCAGGCCATCGACTACTTCCGGGAGAACTCACCGATGTCGCAGGCCACCATCGAGGGCGAGGTGGACCGCTACATCGGCATGCCCGGCCAGGCGCTGGCCTACATGATCGGCCGCCTGGAGATCCAGCGGATGCGTGCCGAAGCCGAAAAGGCCATGGGTGGGCGTTTCGACATCAAGGGGTTCCACGACACCGTGCTCGGCTCCGGTCTGGTTCCGTTGGGGACGCTGGACCGGATGGTCACGGAGTGGGCGGCGGCTCGCTGA